GGGGCTGGGGATCGCCTACCTGGGGGTGGAGTCCGGGAGCGCGTCGGTCCTGGAAAAAATCCGGAAGGGCGCCACACCGCAACAGTTGGTGGATGCGGGGCAAAAGCTGAAGGAAGCGGGCATCAGCCTGTCCGTGACCGTGCTGCTGGGTATCGGAGGCGAGGAGGGGAGCACGGAACATGCCCTTTCGACCGCGAACATCCTGACGGAGATGGATCCGGACTATACCGGTGCGTTGACCCTGATGCTCGTGCCCGGAACGCCGCTGCACGACGACTGGAAAGCAGGCCGGTTCATTCTGCCCGACCAGTACGGTTTTCTCGAGGAACTGGGGATCATGATCGGGAGATCCCGATTCACAAACTGTTTTTTCACGTCCAACCATGCCTCGAATTATCTTCCGATCCGGGCGCGGCTCCCGGAAGAGAAGGAGGCCACGGTCCAGCTCATCCGGGAAGTCGTTGAATCCCGCGACAGGAAGCTGCTGAGACCCGAATATCTGCGTGGGCTTTGAATCCGGCTGTGAGGAATAGGGGGCAAGGGATGAAGAAAAAAGTATCCGCGTTTCTGAGGGATATGATCACTCCCAGCGATCCGGGTCGGCTGGAGAAGGAAATCCAGTCCATCGTCGACGACGGCGAGGAAAAGGGGCTTCTGGATTCGCAGTCGGGGGACATGATCCAGAACATTCTGGCATTCCGCGATACCGTCGTCCGGGAAGTCATGATCCCGAGGACAGAGATGGTGGCGATCAGCTCCCGGTCGACCATCGAGGAGATCCTGGATCTGGTTCGCATCCACGGACATACCCGCATGCCCGTCTACCAGGGAAGCATCGACAACATCGTCGGCGTCATGAACGTAAAGGACCTGCTCAAGTTCTGGTCGAAGCCCGTCGACGAAAAGGACATCCTGCAGGCTCTCCGCAAGCCCTATTACATCCCGGAAACGAAAAACACCCATATCCTCCTCCATGAACTCAAGCAACGGAAGCACCACATGGCCATCGTCATCGACGAATACGGCGGCACGTCCGGACTGGTCACCTTCGAGGACCTGATCGAAGAGATCGTGGGGGAGATCCACGACGAGCACGACAGCCGGGAGGGACGCATTGTCCCCGTGGCGGACGGTTATTTTCTCCTGGACGGCCGCGTCGAGATCGAGGAGATCGAAGATCATTTCCAGGTGAAGCTGCCGCGGGGGAAGTTCGAGACGGTCAGCGGCCTGATCCTTCACCACATCATGCGAATTCCGGAACCCGGAGAGACCATAACCATCGAGCCGTTTGAAATCCTGATCGACGCCGCGAATGAGCGAACAATACGCAAGGTCAGGATGAAGAAGCTTCCGGTCGACCATGGCACGGTCTGACCGGCGTGAAACAGGTAATGGAATCAAAGGAAGCGGCGAAACCGGAAGTTCGCCGGCCGCCCCGGGATATTACGGCTGGCTCTGGGCTCTGGCCAGCGGGGTGCTTCTCTTCCTGTCTTTCCCGCGCTACGGCTCCGCCGTTGTGGCCTGGTTCGCTCTCGTACCGCTCCTTCTTGCCGTCCGAAGCGCTTCGCCCCTGAAGGCGTTCGGGCTGGGATGGCTGGCCGGTTTCACCGGCTACGTCGGGATTCTCTACTGGATCGTCCACGTAGTCGTCCATTACGGCCGGCTTCCCGTTGCGGTCGGAATCCCCGTCATGCTTCTTCTGGCGGCTTACCTCGGGTTGTATGTCTCCATCTTTTCCGGACTCCTGGTTCGGCTCCGGAAGCGGGGCATTCCCGTTGTGATGGCCGCCCCCCTGTTGTGGACTTCCCTTGAATTCGTCAAGTCCCACCTGTTGAGCGGGTTCCCCTGGGCGAACCTCGGCGCCTCCCAGTATCCGAACCTGCCCTTCATCCAAATGGCCGAGTTCACCGGTACCTACGGGCTGACCTTCCTCGTCGTCATGGCCAATGCCGTCCTTTTCCGTATCCTCTTCGAGCGGACGGGGGACCGGCGGTGGATCCGGGAGGCCCTGGCCTGCATCCTTCTGCTTGCGGCTGGTCACGGTTACGGCTGGTGGCGGATCGGAGATATCGGAAAGAAGCTCGAAGGTGCCCCCTCTCTGGCCGTTCGCCTCATCCAGGGAAACATCGAACAGGACGTGAAATGGGATCCCGCGTACCAGAAGGAGACGGTCGATATTTACACCTCCCTGTCCCGCCGGGCGGCACCGCCGCCGGAGAGCCTCATCGTCTGGCCGGAGACGGCGGCGCCCTTCTATTTCCAGGACCGGGACGACCTGCACCGGCAGGTGGTTCTGCTCCCCCGTGAAACCGCATCCTGGCTGATCCTGGGCAGTCCCCGCTATGAACAGCGGGTGCGCGAGATCGCCTCCTTCAACAGCGCATTCCTCGTATCGCCGGAGGGAGTCCTGCAGGACCGGTACGACAAGGTCCACCTGGTGCCATACGGGGAGTATGTTCCGTTCCGAC
This DNA window, taken from Syntrophales bacterium, encodes the following:
- a CDS encoding radical SAM protein: MKYEGMIIRPPSEAGSLLLQVSVGCSHNKCTFCPTYKGEKFRIKSFEEIREDIREAARLSQRRPIGKVFLVGGDALILPQPRLVEILTELRDNIRGIRRVGLYANAKSVRKKTPEQLKELHDLGLGIAYLGVESGSASVLEKIRKGATPQQLVDAGQKLKEAGISLSVTVLLGIGGEEGSTEHALSTANILTEMDPDYTGALTLMLVPGTPLHDDWKAGRFILPDQYGFLEELGIMIGRSRFTNCFFTSNHASNYLPIRARLPEEKEATVQLIREVVESRDRKLLRPEYLRGL
- the lnt gene encoding apolipoprotein N-acyltransferase, whose product is MARSDRRETGNGIKGSGETGSSPAAPGYYGWLWALASGVLLFLSFPRYGSAVVAWFALVPLLLAVRSASPLKAFGLGWLAGFTGYVGILYWIVHVVVHYGRLPVAVGIPVMLLLAAYLGLYVSIFSGLLVRLRKRGIPVVMAAPLLWTSLEFVKSHLLSGFPWANLGASQYPNLPFIQMAEFTGTYGLTFLVVMANAVLFRILFERTGDRRWIREALACILLLAAGHGYGWWRIGDIGKKLEGAPSLAVRLIQGNIEQDVKWDPAYQKETVDIYTSLSRRAAPPPESLIVWPETAAPFYFQDRDDLHRQVVLLPRETASWLILGSPRYEQRVREIASFNSAFLVSPEGVLQDRYDKVHLVPYGEYVPFRRIIPFLTALTEGIGDFESGAGYQVLSMGVHRPGILICYEGILAEAGRAYKRQGADLLVNITNDAWFGRSSAPYQHLSMTVFRAVETRLYLVRAANTGISAVVDPLGRITDRTGIFERTTLAGSVKFIDEKTVYGAYGDIFVYLCLGGTLVVIGFSSPGRIGRPRSSRTDPPRGRQ
- a CDS encoding hemolysin family protein translates to MKKKVSAFLRDMITPSDPGRLEKEIQSIVDDGEEKGLLDSQSGDMIQNILAFRDTVVREVMIPRTEMVAISSRSTIEEILDLVRIHGHTRMPVYQGSIDNIVGVMNVKDLLKFWSKPVDEKDILQALRKPYYIPETKNTHILLHELKQRKHHMAIVIDEYGGTSGLVTFEDLIEEIVGEIHDEHDSREGRIVPVADGYFLLDGRVEIEEIEDHFQVKLPRGKFETVSGLILHHIMRIPEPGETITIEPFEILIDAANERTIRKVRMKKLPVDHGTV